Sequence from the Clupea harengus chromosome 20, Ch_v2.0.2, whole genome shotgun sequence genome:
gtgttcttactcaaACAGCAGTGGCCTGgcgacggggtgtgtgtgtgtgtgttcttactcaaACAGCAGTGGCCTGGcgacagttggtgtgtgtgtgtgtgtgtgtgtgtgtgtgtgttcttactcaaACAGCAGTGGCCTGgcgacggtgtgtgtgtgtgtgtgtgtgtgtgtgtgtgtgtgtgtgtgtgtgtgttcttactcaaACAGCAGTGGCCTGgcgacggtgtgtgtgtgtgtgtgtgtgtgtgtgtgttcttactcaaACAGCAGTGGCCTGgcgacggtgtgtgtgtgtgtgtgtgtgtgtgtgtgtgtgtgttcttactcaaACAGCAGTGGCCTGgcgacggtgtgtgtgtgtgtgtgtgtgtgtgtgtgtgcgcgtgcgtgcgtgcgtgcgtgcgtgcgtgcgtgtgtgtgtgtgcgtgtgtgtgtgttcttactcaaACAGCAGTGGCCTGGCGACGGTGTGCCCGCTGGCGTGAGCGTGGTGGAAGAGTgtgtagaggagaggaaagagggagtaaCGGAGGAGAAGAGCTTCCTTCATGGCCGTGCGCGCCGCTGGACTGAACACCGTGGGGTCCTGAGCCTAAAAGTCACAAAATACCACCTTTAATAGCATCATTACCACCTTAAATACCATCATTACCACCTTTAATAGCATCATTGCCACCTTAAATACCATCCACAGCACCATTAATAGCATCATTACCACCTTAAATACCATCCACAGCACCATTAATAGCATCATTACCACCTTAAATACCATACACAGCACCATTAATAGCATCATTACCACCTTAAATACCATCCAAACCAACTTAAATCATATAATtatgatggaaattgatattgccattaatttatagacttacattgcattgcaggcatgttctcctgtgtttgtgtgtgtgtgtgtgtgccatgtctattgatagtcttagtacacctttgtttaaaggccccagcagacatccccctgccccaggtggaggaatacacattgtccaccattttgggcctgtgtgtgttcctccataagaaaatcccctcccactcacctccccttcccaaccttgacctgtagaaccttccccaatgttgacctatcacccccaaggtatcctcccatgattgactggtatttaacctgtaacactgtggtgcatctttagtctttgcctgcctctacttgatgttggtattgactccctgcaggagcaccttgaaatacacctccagaaacctttgattcgcctcgtggtctttgtctagaagagtgtcggcctaagcaTCTCCGTCACATGGTCCTTCGCGCTGGTATAGATATTAAATCTATCCGAATACAGAAAGGGGAACCAAGCCGACGCTCAAGCATTGTGAACGTCCCCAATCCCCATGCAAATTTAACAGCCCCTTCTGCCATGTCTACTCCCGCAGGGAACACATCGCATGGCAAACACCCTCCGCGAGGACACTGCCATGCATGCAAACAGGAGGGGCATTGGGCTGACAAATGTCCTGATAAGATACCTGGATACCGTAATAAGCGGAATTCAAACCGTAGACAGGCCTTTAACAGGGATGCTAAGCTTATGGAACAAATGCGCGAATTCTTTGCTGCTATGAACGTTAAAGATCATCCAGCATAGAATCAGTGGCCTCTGCTTCAGATGTAGGCTACTCTTAGATACCCGCCCCAGATCCCAACTTTCCGCAGAGGCCAGGTTACAGCAACTCAGTCCCCATCTCCCCACGGTTTATGCAATTTTGGGCCGGACCCTGCCAAGAGGGGTCCATAATAGGTAATGATATTCTCCATCAAAGTGAAGCTAAGATTTTGCTTGATGTAGCTGaaattgcccccccctccccctcccccttcatatAGGTAAACGCAACCCTAACGTGGCATCGGTGAGCGCTCCAGCTTCATCCCCCAGCCACACGTTGATCGTCACACATTTCCCTGCCCCCTCCGCGCTTTTAACGAGTCTAACGAGTCATATTTATGTTTTCAGCCTTAGATATATCTAACGGTCTTATCATTCTTTGCCGTTTACTGCTGAATCCATCCCCATATTCATCAAATTGTCGCTGAAGTCAGTTGTTAGTGTTGTTAACTCGTGTGCACCTTCTTGTATTCTGCAATATTGTGATGATTTATTGATAGCATCCCCAAACAAAGTGCATGATGTGCCAACTCGTAATTCGACTTTTAAAGCCATCGACGACTGCGGGAGTCAAACTGAATCTCCGCAAAGTTCAGATTAGTTTATCTGAAATTACTGTGTCACTGATTGGTAGCCATGGTCGAGCCCCCTTGCTAGAACGAATTAAATCCTACAGGTGGCAATGGTGAATCAACAGGCGCCGGCCACAAATGTTAATAACAGCGATTATGTTTTCCACACAGTCCTTTCTTATGGCCTTGTTTGGAAAAAGAGGGGATACTTGGCAGACTTGACGACTACAGACACCGATTAGTCACGCCAGCAAAATCACGACTCAATTGTTTTCACAAGTACCGCACAAACTGGCACTATGTAAAACCACCGCACAGTGAATAATAGCAAGGGACAAGAGGGGAACGATCAAGCAGACACAGCAGTCAATATAGGCGTCTCTGCATTAGTTACCGACTTAGGGTGTCTGAAATAATTTTCTGTAACCCTCCAAAATGACCACTTCAAAGCTTTTGCCTTCCAGCATAGAACAGATGATAAAAATCAATTTGATCTGGAATGTCAATTCAAAGCTAACATTGGTGATAAAGTAATGGTCCAGAACATTGGCGTGCTTAAGCCTCTCCAAGCAAAATTTAAGGGACCTTTCCCAGTAATGTTGGCCACTCCCACATCTGTGTTAGTGGACACAGGGAAGTCGACATTTAAATGGTACAATCTTTCCCAGACCAAGAGATTGCCTGACTAACCGCCggctaaatgttaaatgttgcatgttgtacTAACTTACTACTTATGACGGTCATACCTGATGTGTAAGTAGGTCTGGTATAACCATGCTCGTCTTTATGTTCATGTCCCATGGGTTGTCTGTGTCTAttgtgaaatgtactgtattatcCTGTGGATCTGCCTTTGTCAATCAGTGCCCTGCTCTGCCAACTGCCTCTGCTATGCATACTGTCACCcgtttcctgtctcctcagatACAGTGGACGTGGATGCACCCAGGCTGCTGCACCGACCCCATCCCCATCATCTGGGTCCCGAGAGCGCATCACAGACCAGGAGGATCCTACCATCACCTCCTGACCGTCTCAGTCGCACCCAGGCTGCTGCAACGACCCCATCCTCATCATCTGGGTCCCGAGAGCACATCACAGACCAGGAGGATTCTACCAACACCCCCTGACTGTCTCAGTCGCACCCAAGGCGCGGTTACACGAGGTCCTACCATCAACCACGGACTTCCTTCGACCCCTTCTCCAATCTGGACATTGCCTGCATTACCACTCCATGAACTGAATTGCCCTTGAATGTTTAGGCTCATATATGTCAATATAGTAGTCTGTGCAGGGAAAGGGTATATTTTGGTAAATTGGGTTGGTGGATGCGCAACTATCACTCACAGCTTAACATAAGAGCTGCtgcaacacagagctgcagaagaATTTCCCCTCAAAAAGAACCGAGGTTTCGCttctgcctgtgagagaaagggCTAACATCCTTTTTGTGACCAACCCTCAAAAGAGACGCGATTATTTGCCTCCATTTAATGCAGGGGGTCTGACACATTCCCCACATCTATTTCACTCCCTTTGTttccaaatatttaatttatttgacgTCTGGTCAGCCATGGAATACCATAGTAATTATCCCCtatgtctgttgtttttggCACTCCTCCCTGCCTATGCTCATAGCTGCCATGAAAACTTGGCTGTTGGGATGGTGGGTGACTGCGCAGACACTTTAGATTATACTAACTGTTGGATCTGCCGGAATATGCCCTCAGGTTACACTGATGCCCGTCCCATATAACCTTGGAGACGTCCAAGGGAGTGTGGGCACCGGTATCAGGCCTGGTAAGTGTCTTCCTGGCTATCACAGTTATCTTAGCGTTCTACAAGACAATGGAATGTCTCTGTATTAAAGTCGCCGCCATCCCCTCCAAGCCAGTTACTGCTCAGGCCATTGCCTCTGGGTCAAATCCCCAGCGTAGAAACATTGCATAGGTGTGGACATGGCAGAGGGGAGTCTCATGCACCTGTGGTAGCTGTATGTTATAGTCTTAAGAtgtgaatatttacatattcaaataggggactgatggaaattgatattgccattaatgtatagacttacattgcattgcaggcatgttctcctgtgtttgtgtgtgtgtgtgtgtgccatgtctattgatagtcttagtgcacctttgtttaaaggccccagcagacatccccctgccccaggtggaggaatacacattgtccaccattttgggcctgtgtgtgttcctccataagaaaatcccctcccactcacctccccttcccaaccttgacctgtagaaccttccccaatgttgacctatcacccccaaggtatcctcccatgattgactggtatttaacctgtaacactgtggtgcatctttagtctttgcctgcctctacttgatgttggtattgactccctgcaggagcaccttgaaatacacctccagaaacctttgattcgcctctttgtctagaagagtgtcggcctaagcaTCTCCGTCAATTACCACCTTAAATCATATAATTACCACATTAATAGCATCATTACCACCTTAAATACCATCCACACCGCCTTAAATCGCTTAATTACCACCTTAAATAGCATCCGCATCACCCTAAATTGCATCATTACCACCTTAAATCACATCCACACCACCTTATATACAATGTGTAcaatattggtgtgtgtgtgtgcaggggtgtatgtgcacgtgtgtgtgtgtgtgtgtgtgtgtgtgcacctgtgtgtgtgtgtgtgtgtaccggtgCATCCTTGTCGTTGTGGTTCCTGGTGAAGGGGTAGAAGGCGCCCAGCTGTGTCCAgcgcacacacagctcctctgtgGTCTGGCCCGAGAAGCCACAGATGTCCGCCCCCACCAGCGGAATGCCCAGGAGGTTAAAGGTCAACATGCCTGGACGGCAACACAGAGGGGTCTACAATCACCAGGCAACCCTTCAATCAACATTAGACAAATacactaggtgtgtgtgtctgtgtgtgtgtctgtctgtctgtgtctgtgtgtgtgtctacaatcACTAGGCAACTCTTCAATCAACATTAGACACTAggcgtttgtgtctgtgtgtgtgtgtgtgtgtgtaagtcagaGGGGTATACAATCACCAGGCAACTCTTCAATCAACACTAGACAAATacactaggtgtgtgtgtgtgtgtgtgtgtgtgtgtgtgtgtgtctgtgtctctgtgtgtgtgtgtctgtctgtgtgtgtgtaagttagaGGGGTCTACAATCACCAGGCAACTTTTCAATCAACATTAGACAAATACACTAGGCGTGTGTGTAAGTCCACAGACTACATGTGTGTTTAGGTACGtctatgaatgcatgtgtgtgtgtgtacttctatAGGTGgttgtacgtgtgcatgtgcatctgagtttgtgtatttgtgttctaaagtgttaagctgtgtgtgtctgtgtgtgtgtgtgtgtaagtcagaGGGGGCTACAATCACCAGGCAACCCTTCAATCAACATTAGACAAATACactaggcgtgtgtgtgtgtgtgtgtgtgtgtgtgagtgtgagtattaagccgtgtgtgtgtgtgtgtatatgtgtgtatgtgtgtgagtgtgtgtgtgtatgagtgtgtgtgtctgtatgagtgtgtgtgtgtgtctgagtgtgtgtgtgtgtctgtgtctgtgtctgtgtgtgtgtgtgtgtgtgtctgtatgagtgtgtgtgtgtatgagtgtgtgtgtgtgtatgagtgtgtgtgtgtgtatgagtgtgtacctGCGATAGAGGTGTAGAGTTCCTTCCATTGGCTCCTGTTGTCTCCCAGCCAATGACCAGAGTACTGGCCCTGACTAGGGAAGGTGGACCTGGAAATCACGAAAGGCCTCTTCCCTAGTATCCTCGTTaaggcactacacacacacacagacacagacacagacacagacacacagagagagacacagacacagagagagacacagacacacagacacagacacagacacagacacagacacacacacacacacacacacacagacagagacagagacacagacacagacacaaaaaactTGGTTAGAGGGATTAATGAAGGAGTTATTCAGTAGCGTTTGAAATCTCTTACACTAAAggatgttgtgtggtgtgtgtgtgcgtgtgtgtgtgtgtgtttatggtgtgtgtgtgtgtgtgtgtgtttatggtgtgtgtgtgtgtttatggtgtgtatggtgtgtatggtgtgtgtgtgtgcgcgtgtgtgtatggtgtgtgtctgtgtgtgtgtgtgtgtgtgtgtgcatgtgtgtgtttatggtgtgtgtgtgtgtgtgtgtgtttatggtgtgtgtgtgtgtgcgcatgtgtgtgtggtgtgtggtgtttgtgtgtgtgtgatacatatgtgtatgtgtgtgagtatggtgtgtgtgtttatggtgtgcatgtgtgtgtgtgtgtgtgtgtttatggtgtgtgtgtgtggtgtgcatgtgtgtgtgtatgtgtgtgtgtgtgtgtgtgcatgtgtgtgtttatggtgtgtgtgtttatggtgtgtgtgtgcatgtgtgtatgtgtgtgtgtgtgtgtgcatgtgtgtatgtgtgtgtgtgtgtgtgtgtgtgtgtgtgtgtgtgtgcgtgtgcgcgtgtgcgtgtacctTGAAGAAGCCTTTGCCTCCATGAGGCCGTAGAGACTGTGCaggttgtagtgtgtgtgtgtgtgtgtgtgtgtgtgtggtgtgtgtgtgtggctgtatatgtgtgtgtgtgtgtgtgtgtgtgtgtgtgtgtgtgtgtgtgtgtgtgtgtgtgtgtaccttgaagAAGCCTTTGCCTCCATCAGGCCGTAGAGACTGTGCaggttgtagtgtgtgtgtgtgtgtgtgtgtgtggggctgtatatgtgtgtgtgtgtgtgtgtgtgtgtgtgtgtgtgtgtaccttgaagAAGCCTTTGCCTCCATCAGGCCGTAGAGACTGTGCAGGTTGTAGTGTGAAGAGAGTCTCTGACGTGCAGACGCACATATGGTCTTGCCGCGCAGGGACCCCCCCAAAATACCTataggagcgcacacacacacacacacacacacacacacacacacacaggggcacacacacacacacacacacacacacacacacaacaaagttAACCCACTAGCTGACTAGCCAACAGTCAGTCGAATTATTCGTTTGTTTTTGTGACTTCGTTAGCATGTGCTTGCTCACTGGTGTTCTTCAAACAGAGTTCATAAGTagttcattcaaacacacacacacacaccatacagtggggaaaatacgtttttgaacccctgccgatttcacaagtttggccacttgcaaagaaatgtgtgacctataattgtaatggtaggtgtattttaacagtgagaaacagaatatcaacaaaaaaaatccagaaaactgcattttataacatttatgacttaatttgcatttgatgcagaaaataagtatttgaacccctagcaaaacatgacttagtacttggtggaataacccttgttgacggtggggatggtgttcttggggtcatattcagcattcttccctgctcaaggaagcacatgtacagggccgtctgaagtttgccaatgaacacttaaatgattctaaggaggattgggagacaggatgtggtcagatgagaccaaaatcaagctctttggcatcaactcgacttgccgcgtttggagggggaagaatgctgaatatgacaccatccccaccgtcaagcatggaggtggaaacattatgctttggggctgtttctctgccaagggtagaggacgactccactgcatcgaggggactatggatggggccatgtaacgtggaatattgggcttgaacctcattccctcacattgaaaacgcaaccttaaggatttggagaggatctgcaaagaggagtagaccaaaatccctcctgagatgtgtgtaaacctggtgaccaactacaagaaaagtctgacgtctgtgcttgccaaaaagggttattccaccaagtactacgtcatgttttgctaggggttcaaatacttattttctgcatcaaatgcaaattgagtcataaatgttataaaatgcatttttctggattttttttgttgatattctgtttctcactgttaaaatacacctactattacaattatagatcacacatttctttgcaagtggtcaaacttgcgaaatcggcagggattcaaatacttattttccccactgtaagtaGTTCATAAGGGATTCATAAGCGATTCATAAGTAGCTCATAAGGGGTTCATAAGAGGTTCATAAGGGGTTCATAAGTGTTTCATAAGTAGTTCATAAGGGGTTCATAAGTAGTTCAAACAGAGTTCATAAGTCTCTGTCTGACTAAAACTCTGCCATGATGACAGACAACACGTCACAAAAGCCATGAAGTGCAAGctttctaaaacacacacacacacacacacacacaccagtggcagcttttctaaaacacacacacacacacacacacacacacacacacacacacacacacacacacacacacacgcgacctcacacaaaacacctacacccacacaaaatgtaacaccataaacacagacagacagacacacaaaatgtaacaccataaacacagacagacacacaaaccataaagacacacacacacacacacacacaccataaacacagtgtgtgttgaaACTGACCAGGTGTGTATGGAGGAGAGTCAAATGCAGTATCCTGGCAACCATTCAGGGAGCCATCCACAAAGTTAGAGGGTTCATTCAtgtcctagagagagagagaatgaagaacagaaagagagagaaaaatattttcatttcattttctgtgtgtgtatcagagtgtgtgtgtgaagagtgagtgagtgagtgtgtgtctatcactGAGTCACACCTACCACATATATCTCTAtcctgggctactgtagaacgGTGAcaaatatagaaatatatagaaataaaattgaatacaaTCTAATCTACCACCCACTGGATAGGGCACTTTGGCAGGGAGGCCAAGAAATTAatgtaagtgtgagtgagtgtgtgtgagtgtgagtgtgtgactcacaatccagtgtgtgagtgtgagtgtgtgtctgtgtctgtgtgtgtgtgtgtgtgtgtgtcactcacaatCCACAGGCCATCAAATGGTACGAGTGTGTGAAACTTCTGCAGGTTGTCAAACCACCACTCTTGTGTGACCGTGTCGGAGAAGTCCGGAAAGGCCGTCAGACCGGGCCACACCTAccagagaggagacaggtgATTGGACGGCTACCAGAGAGGACACAGCTGATTAGACAGCAACTGAGGAAGATGACATTTTTACTtgagaaatgtatgtgtgtgtgttctcattgttttctatatatgtgtgtgttcctgtgtgtgtgtgtgtcttcttcaacgtacctgtgtgtgtgtgtgtgtgtgtgtgcttgtgtgtgtgtgccttctttaatgtgtgtgtgcgtgcgtgtgccttCTTcaacgtacatgtgtgtgtgtgtgtgcttgtgtgtgtgtgccttcttcaatgtgtgtgtgtgccttcttcaacgtacatgtgtgtgtgtgtgtgtgtgtgcttgtgtgtgtgtgtgccttcttcaatgtgtgtgtgtgcgtgtgccttcTTCAACGtacatcggtgtgtgtgtgtgcttgtgccttcttcaatgcgtgtgtgtgtgtgtgtgtgtgtgtgccttcttcaatgtgtgtgtgccttcttgaatgtgtgtgtgtgtgccttcttcaatgtgtgtgtgtatacatacctGGCCGATGAGGGTGTGTCCATCAGAATCATTAATGAACACGCCCCTTTTCATGCCCTCATCAAAGGGCCAATAGGAGCCTGAAGGCTGAGTGCTGCTGATGCCAGGGTcctagagggggagggggggtgagatgtttaacactcctttgcgtgcgtgcgtgcgtgcgtgcgtgtgtgtgtaccaggatcatgacacgtgtgtgtgtgtggtacgtgtgtgtgtgtgtgtgtgtgtgtgtgtgtgtaccaggatcatgacgtgtgtgtgtgtgtgtgtgtgtttgtgtgtgtgtgtgtaccaggatcatgacgtgtgtgtgtgtgtgtgtgtgtgtgtgtgtgtgtgtgtgtgtgtgtgtgtgtgtgtgtgtgtgtgagtggtgtgcgtgtgcttgtgcgtgtgcgtgtgcgtgtgcgtaccaGTATCATGACGTATTTCTGGTCGTGCCGGTGTAGGTCCTTCACAAGGTCAGGCAGCGTAGCAAAGTTCACGGGGTCAAAGGTGAAGTCTCGGGTCTCGTCCATGTAGTCAATGTCATTCCACTGTacatcctaaacacacacacacacacacacagtcgatgTCATTCCACTGTacatcctaaacacacacacacacaaagtcaatgTCATTCCACTGTacatcctaaacacacacacacactgtccatgtCATTCCACTGTacatcctaaacacacacacacacacacacacacacacacacacacacacacacacacacagtcaatgtcATTCCACTGTAcatccttaacacacacacacacacacacacacacacacacacacacacacactgtccatgtCATTCCACTGTATACCCATAGTTCATATCATTCTAGCATAGATACTGagaactaaaacacacacacacacacacacacacacctgtggtatCCCATAGTTCCTCATGGTTTTGGCCACGTCCCAGGTGGtgttgcacacagacacacacacacacacacacacacacacacacacacacacacacacatacctgtggTATCCCATAGTTTCTCATGGTTTTGGCCACGTCCCAGGtggtgttgcacacacacacacacacacacacacacacacacacacacacacacacacacacacacacagacacacacacacacagacacacacacacacctgtggtatCCCATAGTTTCTCATGGTTTTGGCCACGTCCCAGGTGGTGTTGCTGGACTTATAGCCCCATCTGCACAGGTGGAAGCCCAGCGCCCAGTACACGGGCATCGCAGGTTtacctgcacacatacacaataatatgagagagtgtgtgtgtgtgtgtgtgtgtgtgtgtgtgtgtgtgtgtgtgtgtgtgggcgcgtgtgtgtgcttggctgtgtgtgtgtagggctgactgactgacctaCAACCTCCAGGTACTGTCCAATCACAGAGCTGGGATCGGGGCCAATGAAAACATAGAAGTCCAGAATCCCACCAATGGTGCGCCACGTAACAGCAGGGGCGGGCTGAAGAACCACATCTGACACAGACAACAACCAATGAGAAACACTGGATTCTCATCTAATAAATTCAACACCCAATCAGATCACTGGATAAAAGGAGCTGGCTAGTACAGAATAAACTACGGGACAGACTCAAATTATAATGTTTGcaagaatgaatgagtgtgtgtgtgtgtgtgtgtgtgagagtgtgactaACCCATAGCATTGCTGTTGAGCAAGAAGAAGCCGTGAGCTGATCCGTCAGACTCCACACACAGGTAGAAAGGATGAACACCATAAAGATTAGTGTTCTCCTGagagaggggacacacacacacacacacacacacacacacacacacgttgttaGATTTCATTGAATTCAAGATATTGAAGCTTTATCTCATTATTTAGTTGATACCCATAGTCAACATACGGAGCCACCAGGTCTGTCCCTTGACCTCTGGGTGTCTTAGAATCGGAGCCATTTGGGTCTGATTCCTGCCTTTTGTTTGAAGCCAGCTAGGGGCACTCTTCTCATGTTTCCTGGCCTTAAGCCTTTTTGTACTGGGCCATGTGTGGGATatggtcagagacagacacacgtaGCATtaatttattgttacaccaggttctattgctcgtagcttgactgttctctcccttgtacgtcgctttggacaaaagcgtctgctaaatgactaaatgtaaatgtaaatgaaatttATTCTATGTGATTAAATTAGGGTCAGAATTTCTAACCAGGTTAATTAACAGGTCATACCCCCTCAAACTTATGCCTCCTATTttgaccccccacacacacccttgccctCCCATATCTCAGGTCAGTGTTAacatgtcaatcaatcaatcaatcaattcaattttatatagcgcttctctatatacccgaagtcgctttacagagtccagagtccagtagtcctacacacacagtcataccggtggtggtaagctacctcagtagccacagctgccctggggcagactgacagaagcgtggctgccaatcagcgccaacggcccctccgaccaccaccaacactcattcatattcacgcaatgcaatgcatgtctttatgatggtgggggaaaccggagtacccggagtaaacccacgcaggcacggggagaacatgcaaactccacacagaaaggacctggaacgacctggaaggaccgggatgcgaacccagggccttcttgctgtgaggcgacagtgctaaccactgagccaccgtgcgtTCAATGTCAATTGAAAGTACAAGAGAGGTGACTCTCTGCTATTACTTTGAAAGATGTCTATCGTGATATGCGAGTAGAATGTTCTGTTGCGCTGAAATAAAGCTGAACACTTTCCCGAGTTCCTGAATATCTGCAAACCTTGGACCAAAGACGTACAATACGcttcttcaacacacacaggtagaaagGACGAACGCCATAAAGATTAGTGtactgagagagaggacacacacacacacacacacacacattaaatcatgatgtccagacagacacagccaaacacacagccacacacacagacacacacagagacacacacaaattaaatcatgatgtccacacagacacacacacacacacacacacacacacaggtagaaagGATGAGCGCCATAAAGATTAGTGTACTCCTGagagaggggacacacacacacacacacacacaccattggggGGACATCTCTGGCCCACATACTGAGGGTGTTCCACTGGACGCTCTGGAGGAAGGAGGAGCGGTGTTCTCCCAGGCCAAAGACGTacggggagggaagagaggaggagaactgGAGGAACTGATCCGcgtagaagagaggagagacggaggagttcaacctgagagagagagNNNNNNNNNNNNNNNNNNNNNNNNNNNNNNNNNNNNNNNNNNNNNNNNNNNNNNNNNNNNNNNNNNNNNNNNNNNNNNNNNNNNNNNNNNNNNNNNNNNNNNNNNNNNNNNNNNNNNNNNNNNNNNNNNNNNNNNNNNNNNNNNNNNNNNNNNNNNNNNNNNNNNNNNNNNNNNNNNNNNNNNNNNNNNNNNNNNNNNNNNNNNNNNNNNNNNNNNNNNNNNNNNNNNNNNNNNNNNNNNNNNNNNNNNNNNNNNNNNNNNNNNNNNNNNNNNNNNNNNNNNNN
This genomic interval carries:
- the LOC105905770 gene encoding lysosomal alpha-glucosidase-like, with protein sequence MKCFERLVKSFICSLLPPTLDPMQFAYRSNRSTDDVIARTMHTALSHLDKGNTYVRMLFIDYSSAFNTIIPRLVSNLIDLGLSTSLCKWISGKLHYLLNSSVSPLFYADQFLQFSSSLPSPYVFGLGEHRSSFLQSVQWNTLSMWARDVPPMENTNLYGVHPFYLCVESDGSAHGFFLLNSNAMDVVLQPAPAVTWRTIGGILDFYVFIGPDPSSVIGQYLEVVGKPAMPVYWALGFHLCRWGYKSSNTTWDVAKTMRNYGIPQDVQWNDIDYMDETRDFTFDPVNFATLPDLVKDLHRHDQKYVMILDPGISSTQPSGSYWPFDEGMKRGVFINDSDGHTLIGQVWPGLTAFPDFSDTVTQEWWFDNLQKFHTLVPFDGLWIDMNEPSNFVDGSLNGCQDTAFDSPPYTPGILGGSLRGKTICASARQRLSSHYNLHSLYGLMEAKASSSALTRILGKRPFVISRSTFPSQGQYSGHWLGDNRSQWKELYTSIAGMLTFNLLGIPLVGADICGFSGQTTEELCVRWTQLGAFYPFTRNHNDKDAPAQDPTVFSPAARTAMKEALLLRYSLFPLLYTLFHHAHASGHTVARPLLFEFPRDQRTYALDKQFLWGKSLLVTPVLEPSVEYVLGYFPKGLWYDFYTGDSLASSGEDIKLDAPLDKINLHLREGSIIPTQRPNITLWVSSGQPMHLIGALSEDGVAEGDLFWDDGETIATYENNQHAYIRFRVQKVRDTPASHEGPLN